One window from the genome of Paramisgurnus dabryanus chromosome 22, PD_genome_1.1, whole genome shotgun sequence encodes:
- the LOC135740436 gene encoding C-reactive protein-like isoform X1, with translation MCSTMQLIVVFLLCVLPVASGADIGHTAGSLGGKVFMFPKKSDDSYVRLVPQKPLSLTAFTLCMRVAPRLHAPREVILFAYRTLHFDELNVWIEKDGRISFYLSGAGVFFRLPTLTSFKTHLCFTWSSSTGLTAAWVNGHRTAHQVYQKGHAIRPGGIVLLGQDPDSFLGDFDAEQSFEGEIADVNLWDQVLTGNQIKALYAHNKHGGNVIDWNTAKYAINKNVHVLKDDI, from the exons ATGTG cAGTACGATGCAGCTGATAGTAGTCTTCCTCCTCTGTGTGCTACCTGTGGCTTCAGGAGCTGACATTGGTCACACAG CAGGAAGTCTTGGTGGTAAAGTGTTTATGTTTCCGAAGAAGAGCGATGACAGCTACGTTAGACTCGTTCCACAAAAACCACTGAGCCTCACAGCTTTCACTCTATGCATGCGTGTCGCCCCAAGGTTGCATGCACCCAGAGAGGTTATTCTTTTTGCCTACCGCACACTTCATTTCGACGAGTTGAACGTTTGGATAGAGAAAGACGGACGCATATCCTTCTATCTCAGTGGCGCAGGAGTGTTTTTTAGGTTGCCTACACTCACCTCCTTCAAGACCCACCTGTGCTTCACCTGGAGCTCATCGACCGGTCTCACTGCCGCTTGGGTGAATGGACATCGCACTGCTCACCAGGTGTACCAAAAAGGTCACGCCATCCGTCCCGGTGGCATTGTGTTGCTCGGTCAGGATCCTGATTCGTTTCTGGGCGATTTTGATGCAGAGCAGAGCTTTGAAGGTGAAATTGCAGATGTGAATCTGTGGGATCAGGTTCTCACTGGAAATCAGATTAAGGCATTATATGCACATAATAAACACGGGGGCAATGTGATTGATTGGAACACCGCTAAATATGCgataaataaaaatgtgcatGTGCTGAAGGATGATATTTGA
- the LOC135740436 gene encoding C-reactive protein-like isoform X2, translating into MCSTMQLIVVFLLCVLPVASGADIGHTGSLGGKVFMFPKKSDDSYVRLVPQKPLSLTAFTLCMRVAPRLHAPREVILFAYRTLHFDELNVWIEKDGRISFYLSGAGVFFRLPTLTSFKTHLCFTWSSSTGLTAAWVNGHRTAHQVYQKGHAIRPGGIVLLGQDPDSFLGDFDAEQSFEGEIADVNLWDQVLTGNQIKALYAHNKHGGNVIDWNTAKYAINKNVHVLKDDI; encoded by the exons ATGTG cAGTACGATGCAGCTGATAGTAGTCTTCCTCCTCTGTGTGCTACCTGTGGCTTCAGGAGCTGACATTGGTCACACAG GAAGTCTTGGTGGTAAAGTGTTTATGTTTCCGAAGAAGAGCGATGACAGCTACGTTAGACTCGTTCCACAAAAACCACTGAGCCTCACAGCTTTCACTCTATGCATGCGTGTCGCCCCAAGGTTGCATGCACCCAGAGAGGTTATTCTTTTTGCCTACCGCACACTTCATTTCGACGAGTTGAACGTTTGGATAGAGAAAGACGGACGCATATCCTTCTATCTCAGTGGCGCAGGAGTGTTTTTTAGGTTGCCTACACTCACCTCCTTCAAGACCCACCTGTGCTTCACCTGGAGCTCATCGACCGGTCTCACTGCCGCTTGGGTGAATGGACATCGCACTGCTCACCAGGTGTACCAAAAAGGTCACGCCATCCGTCCCGGTGGCATTGTGTTGCTCGGTCAGGATCCTGATTCGTTTCTGGGCGATTTTGATGCAGAGCAGAGCTTTGAAGGTGAAATTGCAGATGTGAATCTGTGGGATCAGGTTCTCACTGGAAATCAGATTAAGGCATTATATGCACATAATAAACACGGGGGCAATGTGATTGATTGGAACACCGCTAAATATGCgataaataaaaatgtgcatGTGCTGAAGGATGATATTTGA